TATCCTTCATCTTGAGTCTTCAAATCTTAAATTTACCACGCTTGCTTTATCATTTTCCCTCTAATTGGACActttttttctgaatcatttgaTAGTTAACTGCAGATATGTGACCCCTTTCCTCCAAATACTGTATGTGTATTTCTTAAGCCTAAAGACATTCTCTTCCGTAACCAAGCTCACACAATCAGGTCGAGCATTAAACTACCATACGGACATTTCTGAAGTAGACAGATTTTGCCAGTGGTCCCAGTGATGTGCTTTATAggaagagaaaatccaagatcacggACTACCTTCAGCTGTCTTATCTCTGAAGTTCCGGAGCAATCCCTTCCTTGGCTCTGCCCATCCTAGGGATCTTCCAGAGGCCCCTGCTCTGGACTAGTGCTGGGGGCTTGGAAGAGAAGGCTCAAAGGGTATGCCTTTTCTCTTGGCTTTCTTCCATCATCCCAGCTTCCCAGAAGTGTCCTTTTGTCCCTAAGGATGATACAAGGGGAACCTAGAGGCTTCTACCTCCCCTCCATAGAAGAGAGATGGAATTATGGCTATAGAAGAAAGCCCCTGACTCCTTTTCCATCAAAGCCCTGTAtgttctcttttttctatttctccctgtCAAAGAAACTCTCTGACTCAAGGCCAGCTTCCGTCCAGATTGTGGTCCTGGCATGGCACCTCCTTGGGTCCTGCTGATGCAGATTCAGTCCAACCAAAGGGGGTCTGTCGCTGTCTGAGATCGGGGTTCTTGTCTGTCAGAGACTAATCTGTAAGCCACGTGCCTGCAGGATGACCTTTTCTTAACTATGTACCATGTCTAACATTTCTtgggggcggggagaggaagTTGCTTGAATATACTGGGTTTACATTactaggaagaaaagaagaagaaagtgaagtcgttcagccgtgtctgacactttgtgaccccatggactgtagcctgtcaggctcttcagtccatgggattttccaggcaagaatactggagtgggttgccatttccttctccattctattAATAGGAGTAACCACTTACTGTGggctacaactactgaaacctcggtgccctagagcccaggctccacaacaagaaaagccacctcaATAAGAAGCCAGCACACCGTGACTAGTAGCCCCAGCTTACCACAACAAGAAAAAACCCTGAGCATCACcaaagatccaacacagccaaaaaataattaaataaaattatttttaaagattaaaaaataaggacttccctggtggtccagtggttaagaatctgtcttgcaatgcaagggatacaggttcgatccctggtccaggaagatcccacatgctggggaatAACCAGGCCCaggtgtcacaactactgagcctgttctctagagctGGGGAGTCACAAGTATTGAGCCGGACTGCTGAGACCCTGTGCTCTgccacaaaagaagccactgcagtgaaaagcccacacaccacaactagagagtagcctctgcttgccacaactagagaaagcccatgcacagcaacgaagatccagtgcagctgtaaaaataaataaatttttttaattaaaaaaataaatctgaggGAAACTAAGGCTGAAGGTGATCTACTAATAATTAGTAACCTGCCCCCAAGATCTCATTGCTATTGAGGTAGCCAAGACAGGACCACATCTGTCTTCACAGCTTGAGACTCTTAGGCCAACGCTGTTCAAttactatttatttatctgtttatagaCACACTGCGCTGCtggtgggatcttcattccccgaCAAGGACTTGAACTCAGGCATTCAGCCGTGAGAGCACacagtcctaaccagtggaccaccagggaatttccctaAATATTTAAATTCCATGTGTTTACACTGTTATAGAATAAAACTCTCACTTCATAATTTGCCTACTTGACTTGGTGTAGTCCTGGCTCCTCTCAAGACGCAAGAACCACTTGTTCCCGAGGCTGTAAGTGGGGAAACagcattcagccttttttttttttcaacttaaagTTTAATACCATTCTTGTGATTGAAACGCAATTttggggaattttttaaaaattaatttctttattttaattgagggctaattactttactatattgtggtggtttttgccatacattgacatgagtcagccatgggtgtacatgtgtcccccttcccgaaccccccccccccccacctctcccctcatcccatccctcagggtcgtcccactgcaccggccctgagtgtcctgtctcatgcatcgaacctagactagcgatctatttcacatatggtaatatacatgtttcaatgctatactctcaaatcatcccacccttgccttctcccacagagttcgaaagtctgttctttacatctgtgtctcttttgccgtCTCGCagatagggtcatcgttaccatttttctaaacaaacacattaaaagatgctcaacattactcattatcagagaaacgcaaatctaagcgttcagctttaaaaaaaaaaacggggttgcaaaaagcccAAGTCGGCCCCGAGGACCTTCAGAGTCTCCTGCAGTTGCCATTTACGCCCACGAGGGGGCAGCCGACTCTACGCGGCTTCAGGCGcgcctctcttcctctccttcatcTCGCTGGCCTGGGAAAAGAGCCCGCCTCCTGGCCCATAAGGCCCTAGGTCGGAAAGCTCGCCTTCTCTTCCGGTTTCCCGTCATGGCGGTGAGTAGCTGATACCCGGGTTAGCTGTCCTTCATCCACCTCCATCCACGGCCGGCCGAGCTGCTGGGGGTTACCTCGCCCGCCGCCCGAGGAGGACGGAGCCCACAGTGCCGGCCGTGCCGAAACCGGCAGAACCGTGCCTGCCGAGGGCGCGGAGATGGACCTTGTCGCCTGtctcccccccagcccccaggagtAGGCTTCGGGCAGCCGCCGGAGGCCCAGGAACACGGCCCGCAGGCTGCAGCGAGGGCCAGCGGACCAATCGGAGGGGGGAGTCTGGGATGCGGGGTCCGCGACCTGTGGCTGCCCGCCCCGGGAACTCGACAGTTCAGCTCGGTGCTGGGGGAAGCCTCCGCCGGGTTCTCCCCTCGGGGCCAACCCCAGACTTTGGCCGCAGCCTCTATCTAGACGGTTTTCGGATGGAGTGGGGGGCGCTGCACAGCCACGtgctggctgttttttttttttttttctccccccgcTCATCGGAAAAAGGGGGCGCCTTCCGTCATCCTATACTTTGGGCCCCGTGGGGTTCACTCTCAAGCGTCTGTAAGTTTACCACCCGGTACCTGTCCTGTTTCTCTCATTCCGAACGTAGGGGAAGGAGAAACAAGATCCTCCCCGAGAGGCCTTCCTCGGTGGCTCCCAGATGAAAGGGTGATGATAGCTGTTAAACTTGTTAGGACTGCTTTGGGGGATGAGCGGAAAGGCGCTCTGCGTTTAGGCTGGCCACCGTGGCGGGGTTGAGGCGTGTTGACCGCCGCCGCTTCCCTTTTTGCAGCAGGATCAAGGTGAGAAGGAGAACCCCATGCGGGAACTTCGCATCCGCAAGCTCTGCCTCAACATCTGCGTTGGGGAGAGCGGAGACAGGCTGACCCGGGCGGCCAAGGTGCTGGAGCAGCTCACAGGCCAGACCCCAGTGTTCTCCAAAGGTGAGTGCTGGCCGGCAGCGGGAGGGCTGGCGGCTGGGGGATGCCCCGAAAAACGTCAGGCCCATTTTGTACCCAGTGGGAAGGTGACAAGTGGCATCTCTTAGAAGTATTGCTTTTCTGAGCTTTGTGTGAGTCGAGATTAAGCTCAGACTAGCCCCAGGTAGAGATTTTTTCCAAGTAAGGAGGATATGCAGTCAGGTGGAAATGTTGGGAATGCAGAAAATGGCATTTGGTTCGATTAGCAGTGAGGATAATCTAGGCGAGGGTAAGAACAAGGATGCATACCTAAACTAACCTGCTTCACGCTTCAGATTCCAGCTCCATCACTTGTAagtcttgatttcttcctctgggcctcagctttcttATTTGCATACAGGGGATGGTAATACTTTTATATAAGATTGTGGGGGGTAGACAGGGTTATATGAAATGCCTGCTGCCCGGCAAGCACAATGCAGGCgttgcattttttgtttttagagatTTGTTGCCTTAGGATAATGGAATATGGGGGTTCGCAGCCTGCCTCTTTATTAGCAACTGGTTTGTACAAGGTAGCTTCTCAcagtttctgtaaaatggggataagagtACAGTAGGGTTTTAGCAAATATTGATTGATATAGAAtgctaaattttttttgaaatctcAGAGGTATGTTGTGGGAAGAGGAGAGTGCAGTGGCTCTATGACAACAGCTGACTCCTTGTTATCCCCACCTGCAGCTAGATACACTGTCAGATCCTTCGGCatcaggagaaatgaaaagattGCCGTCCACTGCACTGTCCGTGGGGCCAAGGCAGAAGAAATCCTGGAGAAAGGTCTAAAGGTGAGGCCTGTCTCTTCCTGGGGTAATAGTAGACAGCACCAACATAGCACAGAGTCAGTCTTCCGATGTGGGGGGAACTTCTAAAGGGTTTTTCCCTGTGTTGGGGAAATCAGATGTTGTTCCTGGCCAAGTTACATTGCATTGTGTTTGGGGGTCCTGAGTGTTGCAGGCTGAGCTAGATATTGGGGTGTTGAGTTGACAGGGAGTGATTTCTGCATTTTTCTCCTCAGGTGCGAGAGTACGAGTTGAGAAAAAATAACTTCTCAGATACTGGAAACTTTGGCTTTGGAATCCAAGAACACATCGACCTGGGGATCAAGTATGACCCGAGCATCGGTATCTACGGCCTGGACTTCTACGTGGTATGAGCACTGAGTCTTTCCCACTCCGGTCTGGGAGTGGGCGCTGCTCCTCTCTTTGTCTGTGCTATTTGGCGGTCACACGTTGGACTGGGGCTTTGAGTGTTGTCTGTCTTTGCTCCCTGGGGAGGATACACCTCACTGGTGGCAGGCGTGGGGGTGTAGCCCTGACTATGCACTATAGCTGGACAAAGATTCCTACTGTCGTGGTGCTTAGGGTCTAGGATCTAGTGAGCCCTGATGTGGCTCAAAGGTGGATGGAGGAAACGATTCCAGCCACTGAATTAACATTTTGAGAGATGGTATTGAGGTTGCGTTTGGTGTTTGGGTTGGCTGctctttctctgcttcttcccTTAGACCTCGGGAATGGGGTGGCTTCCATCTGGGGGTATAGAAGCAGGTTTGATGATGGAACTATTTGCTTGGGATGGGAATTTCAAGGTAGACATGACCATTTGTGtcactctaatattttggcccccCCAAAATCAAAGTAAATAGCAAAACCCTGAAGTCCTGACTAGTGTAAACGTGAAGGACAGCAGCGTTCTGCCTATTAGATTTGAATATACAGACAGACTGAGTTCGGTGCTCACAGGCACCACAAACCTTTAATTAGAAGCACTTTTGAGCTGAAGCAGAGGAGAGAAATACAACTATTTCTTTGTGCTTCTTGAAATGTTAAGATTTGTACAATGTACATGCTGAAGTAATATTTTTTCATctgctgtttttttaaataagcagtcTGGGACACGGGAGCAGTAGTGACTCCTTGGCCACCACTGGGAGTTAGGTGTCGGGAGAGGGGAGGTGCTGGGAGGCCAGCCTCCAGAGCAAACCTATCGAGAGGTGATGAGTTGTCTATGCTGGTTCCATCAGACCTTGGAGTCATGGGTCTCTTGCACCAGAATTCATGGGGCCACCAGGTGACTCTTGAAGATCGATCGCTCCAGTGTGTGAGTCTTGTCCGTCTGCTCTTGACTCTGAGCTGGCTAGGTGACTGTTGGTTATTCCTGGGACAGGTGCTGGGTAGGCCAGGTTTCAGCATCGCAGACAAGAAGCGCAGGACAGGCTGCATTGGGGCCAAACACAGAATCAGCAAAGAGGAGGCCATGCGCTGGTTCCAGCAGAAGGTAAAGCTTGACCTGTCTCAGGTGGAGTGGCGGAAGGTGGTGTTGGTGAATGGAGTTGGGATGTGGGGATGCAAAGCCTAGCACCCTTTGGCGGGTAGCTCTTTTAAAGGTAGAACATTTGGGCAGCTTGGCAAATGGGCTTCCAGGGTTTGTGGTTTAAAAGAACACCCAGAACCAGGCTTCTCCCCAGCCCCGTGAATGCAGGTATTTGGAAGGGGAGGAATGTGACTTTAACAGGAACCCCTTTTTCTCAGGGCCCAGTGCAGTTGAGCATAGTGGAGCGACTGTTAAACTGGCCAGCTTGCTGGCTTAGGGATATGGGATTCCAACAAAATTCATGTATCAGATTTGATTCTCTAGCGTTAGCCATTGCTGCAATCGTTACTGTTACCTCctgttctgaaaaaataaaatctcttctcTTTCAGTATGATGGGATCATCCTTCCTGGCAAATAAATTCCCGTTTCTATCCAAAAGtccaataaaacattttcaatgaAATGTACAATTACTGTTGTGTGTTCTGTGCAAGGAGCCTGGCCCTATTCAAGTCCTTGGACCTCAAGCCACTTAAAGCTTCGATGGGAATAGCTGGTAACCACCCTGACTTCCCCTTGGACGCCAGTGCTTCCTGGCAGACCCCAGGCTGAGAGCTTCGCGGCACTGCCCGTGCCCACCGCCCCCTTGTTGGCAGGCTGTGGTGCCGTGGCCCGGTGGAAACTAATTGTAGGGGGGCGGCGTGGTTGGGGCTGGGTTTGAATTTAGAGTCTTGATTAAAGTGGGGTGCAGGGCTCCCCTCTGCTCAGTGATTCTGCCGTCCACTAGGGCTTTTACCAGCACTGATGTCTGAAAGGATCAGTCTTTGATGTGGTCTTTGGGGTTAAACACTGGACtcgttttttcctttaaaatgagaATCTAGGGTTGATGAGAATGTAACTAGAGAAGGGGGTGGTGGTCTTTGAGACCCATTGGCTGGATTTGATTCCCCTCCCTGCATCTTATTAGCTCTGTTACACCTTAGATCTGCGTCAGTGTCCCCATCTGTATTGTGCGGGCAGTGATGGTTAACCTCCTTCAGGGTTAAGTGGTTTAATATTTCTTGATTGCTTTAACTTGCACCAGGCACATAGTGCTCAAAAAGGATTAGTTTTGTGCTACTGTCTTTGAGAAATGTTACTGCTACCAGAGTGCCCTCCTTTGATATGAAAGTGGGACCTTTGTCTGTACTTCTCCAGGTCACCGAGACAGTGACATTCCAAAGTCACCATTTCTCTATTGGACATAATACTTGGCCAGTGGTTCTAGCACAAGTTAACTCAATATCGTCACTTGTGACTAATGGGTTCCGTTGTCCCTGGGCCACCTTTTCATTGCTGTTAAATGGTTCTTTAATTTATTAGCTGCCTTTGTAAGGTGTTTTTAAACCTGGAGATTATTTGGTATACCTAGCTTTTTATGAAAATGTGGCTTACTTTGTTTTCCTGATAGTCTTATCCGTCAGATCCAGATGCTTGAAGGGGAGGATCGTGAAATGTGTTAGCATAAGCTCTGTTTCACTAAAAACATCAGCATGCATTCATTTCTCAGCCTTTTACTGTGGGACTCCACCTTGTAAATGGCTTCACTGTTTTAACATCTCTATACTAATAACTACAACTGAAATAAATATCTTTGAGAACAAACTAACTCTTGGTGAATATATTGGCTATCTAGTACTGGGTGCTGTGGAAGTCAGAATATTTTCTAGTGATGGGAGTGTGTACTCAATTAAATAAAGCATTGCAGGAAAATGAAAGGTAGAAAGTCTCTAATGGTATTGCCATCCTCTGTGCTTGGCTGTTAGCCACTTGCTGTGTGGCTGTGTTTTTAAGTTATTGTGGTATTTCCTATTTAGTTTAACAGTGTACATGCCCACCCTTCATTTGGTCCTGCTGACTTGTGAGTGAGTTCACTTCCCATTTAAAAACTGCCTAGGCTTCTGGCCCAGAGGGAACAAAGGCCCTCAGGAGTTTGAGGAATAGCTGGGTTTTGCTTCTAGCTCTAGCAGTgatgctctaggtgagtgagtgtGAACACCTTGGGAGCTGGCACAGGCGAGGACACATCCCTAGCCAGATTGGAGCAGCAGTGCGGGAAAGCGTGCCACCCCAGCCCCTCTAGTTAGAGGCGCGTGTGTgcgcgtgctcagttgtgtctgaggcTGTAGCCGgcgggctcctctctgtccatgggattccccaggcaagaagactggaatgggttgccatttgctagtccaggggatcttcccaccccaggggttgaacccgggtctcttgcattggcaggcagattctttaccattgagccacttgggaagccctgttagAAACTCGGCTTCCAAACACAGGGTCTGAAGCACCGGTGTTTGCTGGAATCGCCTGGGGAGCGGTCAAAACTACTAGACCCCACTTGAGACCTGAATTCCTTTTAACAAGACCTGCTGGTGATGTGTATGGACCTAAAGAGTAGAAGCGTTCCCCACATCCTAAtgtcagagggagggagggaaggcatAACGTCCGGGGAGGTTTCTAATAAAATGTAGTTTTCCAAGGTTCCtgctgtgtttgtttttctcatttcctcaGCTGCTTCCCGTGAAAGCTTACCTCGATGTTAGGTAACTGCCCCCATGCTACATGTGGTTGTCTGCAGAATAAGGTGGTGTCCCTGGCGGGCATCTGGCTGTGTCCCAGTTTCAGGCCCGGGGACATTCAGGCTCAGCTGAATGTGTCCTGCAGCTGGTCTTTAGGACAGCTCTCAAACAGGGTCGATGTTGCCCATCCCCATCCTGGGGTATTTGTTGGAGGTAGGCTTTTGATTCACATTAACTAGAGCTGCTATTGGCACTAGTACCTGGAGGTAAAGGGTATCAAACATTCCACCATtagaaaagttaaagtgttacAACAAAAGAGCAGTATatggactcttgtgaccccatggactgtatgtagcctgccagccttctccaggcaaggatactgagtgggttgccattcccttctccagggtggtcttgacccaggggtcaaacccagggtctcctgcattgcaggcagattcttcaccaactgagacGATCACAAAAATGTGTGAAGCACTGTGAGGGTAGGTACAGGGTGGTTACCGATGACCTCGGCTACATGATGGGGTCTGCTGTGCAAACACTAGGAGGTGCTAGTCTGGTTGAGAAACTTACCACAACCAGAGAGAGCCAGGGTGGGCGGGGGGATAGTAGGTCAAATCAGACCTGTGAGGAGCCTGCCATTGGAGGCTCCACCTGGGTTAtggtaaaacagaaacaaaattgtTATACAAATTGAAAATGTAGGTATCATTTTGATTCctgcttttttctccctcttcgCATAATATGTTCTCATGTCCTAGTGGCTTCATAATACGCCATTCCTTTAGATGTATAGGCTCTACTGCCTTAATCTATGCAGCCAGCCCCAAATGCCAGGAATGTCAGTTCCTTCCATGGAACCATCCCAATAGAAGCACTTGTCCGTGTGTCCGGTGAGTGTAAGGTTCTTGAATCTTCAAGCTGTCAGATAGTATCATataatttatgggcttcccagggggcgctagtggtaaagaacccacctgccaatggaggagacctaagagatgcaggttcaatccctggttcgggaagatcccctggagaaggaaatggtaacccactccagtattcttgcctggaaaattccatggacagaggaacctggcgggctgcagtccatggggtcacatagagtcagacatgactgaagtgactacacGTAATTTATGCTCTGCTTCTGCCAGCACTGTGATCAGAGGCGAGTAACAGCACACTCTCCTTTCTGGTACTTTATAGCAGAGCCTGTTTGATGTTGTGCTTTTGCCCTTTCCTGCAGCTTAACCACACATGGAGTTTATCAGTCCCAACCTGTTCAACTCCGCATGTACACTGAGACTCTAACCAACTGTTGGGTAAAGACTGCAGTGAACAGGCTGTCAGAGGGGTCTGAGTCTTAAAGGGTTAAGGCCCATGCTGTCTAGGTGAGTGGTGAGGTCAGGGCCCAGAAACCACCCACAGTTGAAGCTGCCTGCCACTGGGGACCTGGCTGGTGCCTGGGGGTGCAGAACACCTTTAAGTGCAGCTTGTTATGGAAACCGCAGTTGCTGTTGTCAGGGGGGAATCCAGCCTAAGACACCTGGGGGCACCGGGGGGACGGAACTTGACTGTTCAAGGTGCAGGTGCAAGAAAGCTTAGGAAACAGATGCAGATGGTTTCTTTTTACAAATTTGAACAAAATGATGTGTGATTGTACCAATTAAGGACCTTACGTAACATGATTTTAGGATTCTGTTTCACAATTATACATTTATCACTATTGATGTGATTTGTTACGTGATAAATTTTCAATAGTTAGAAAAATCTGAAAGTAGCTTAAAAAGGCAAAGATATTAAACAACTTAAGCAGaagtgacattttatttatttatttatttttttttttagttctaccagtttattgctaccaacccatctccctccaccctcgtccACATTTTAGACTCCCCCAGTTACTCTACTGAACACATTGCTTTGATAACATGACTTCTAACCCTTTCATACTATGGTGACTGCCTCTGGAAGTATTTTCCTTATAATAGTATTTCCCTAAGatagtatttctattttttgctttaaaagtatttctattttttgctttccttgttgtttttaaaaagcgtGTGCAACTTCTTATGAATCTATATGTAAAAAAGAGTGTAATTCTATGAGAAAATATGGTTTACATTATCTCTATTTTCAGAATTCCAAATTTCTTATTGTACTCCAAAATGACTGAAAACAATCAGGTAGTTGAAAACCACCTATTGAGGAACTTGCTGGTGGTccgctgcagggggcatgggctcgattcctggtcaggggactgagttcccacatgctgtgtggcgcagccaaaaaaaaaaaagcatctatgAGGGGGGGCGGGCGAAGGGGGAGACTGGTTCTGCTTAATCATTGCATGGTACCTCAGAGTGGATCGGAGCACAGAATTTGGAATTTAAGCCTGTCAAATCCCTTGCAGGTCCCTGACAGATAGTATAGGCTTGTTTTCCATGAAGCGTCCCACTGGCTGCTACTTCAACTGTTTTCCAACTCTCATTTTAGGAAATAGCTGTGTAGTAGTTGTTATTCTCAGAGTGGTGGTCCAGGCACACACCAGGGGAGGGGCATGCCTTCCCAGATACTGGTTGGGATTCTTTCCTGACACACATATTAACTCATTTGGTTTTCATGGCTCTGTGAGGTGTTACAATGATGAGGACATAGAGAAGGGTATaattgcccaaagtcacaagTAGTAGTGGTGGAACCAGTCTTCAGATGAAGGCAGTCAAGACTCCAGAACCTTGAGACCCGCtgtcttttctgtacagttttaTAGCTCTTGTAATAAGGGTAAGCCTTTTTGTAGCTTCTGTTGTAATAAGGTTAAACCACACATCTGCCCCTTGACATATGCTTGTATCGAATTTTTCTTTAGATTAGGTTGACCAACCCACAAAATGCTGGCCTACATTTTCCAAGTCCCCAAGAGGGCTGACAGTCATAGAAACAGAGTTGGTCTCTACTTTTCAAAGACTGGGTCTATAGGGACAAACACCCAACTAACAGCTTAGTCATAATTAAAGGAAGAAAGGTCTTCAGATTGCCAGATGTGTGCATTTTGTAGCTGGTGTTCTGTAACCTCAGACTCGAGGCTGTGTCTCATCACATGCTCCCAGTGTCTGGCCATCAAGATCGGCTCAGATGCGGCACAGCCAGTCAGCCACACTGGCCGCGACTGCCAGGGTGAGCCCTTAGGCAAGTCagctaacctctctgggcctaaGGTTTTGTGTAAAGTAGGTCAACACCTACCTTCCAGGGTTATTTTCAAGAATTAAAGGTAGTAAATGCAAATCGCATAGTGTAGGAGTTGCTATCAGGATGTGCAGTATT
The sequence above is a segment of the Dama dama isolate Ldn47 chromosome 8, ASM3311817v1, whole genome shotgun sequence genome. Coding sequences within it:
- the RPL11 gene encoding large ribosomal subunit protein uL5 — translated: MAQDQGEKENPMRELRIRKLCLNICVGESGDRLTRAAKVLEQLTGQTPVFSKARYTVRSFGIRRNEKIAVHCTVRGAKAEEILEKGLKVREYELRKNNFSDTGNFGFGIQEHIDLGIKYDPSIGIYGLDFYVVLGRPGFSIADKKRRTGCIGAKHRISKEEAMRWFQQKYDGIILPGK